CGCTCTTATCAGCGTGCTCTGTGCCCGGGGCGTGCTCGGGCGGGCAGTAGGTGGTGTATAGCTTCAGCATCCCTGAGCCGGTGTTGATGAAGTTATGATAGACGCCAGAGGGAACTATGCTGACATCCCCCTCTTGAACCTCGTAGGTCTCACTGCCAATCTCGGCCCTGCCACTGCCGGCTACGAAGTAGAGCAGCTGATCGTGCCCCTCGTGTGTTTCGGCACCTATATCCTCCCCTTCGGGGATGGCCATCACCACCAGCTGAGTCTTCTCGCCGGTCCACACTACCTTGCGGAATTTATCATTCTCCAGCGCCATTTGGGCGATGGGTAGAGTCAGTCGGGTCTCTTCGCTCATTTTTCTTCCTTATGTTGCTTATTCTGGCCAAGCTAACGATAAACGTGTTTATATTCTGACATCATAAACAACCCAAGTACAGTGGGACGCCTCTTAAAACTCCTCCCGCTGAGCTGGAGCTGCTTAGGTGTGGAGGACACCGTGGATCCATCCCTGGAGGCCTAATGGCACCATACCTGGCGCCTATACCTCCACACAGATGCAGCCAGACCTGGGGGCGGGTTTGGAGGTCTCTAGTGACGCATAAGGTTTACAACAATATGACAAGAGGCAGTTTTTCCCCAGCCTGGTGGTTGCCAGGTTGCCACAGCCAAACCATGTTCCCTGCCGTATTTAGGCGCGCACC
This Halorhodospira halochloris DNA region includes the following protein-coding sequences:
- a CDS encoding cupin domain-containing protein; the encoded protein is MSEETRLTLPIAQMALENDKFRKVVWTGEKTQLVVMAIPEGEDIGAETHEGHDQLLYFVAGSGRAEIGSETYEVQEGDVSIVPSGVYHNFINTGSGMLKLYTTYCPPEHAPGTEHADKSEDV